The Hyphococcus flavus genome contains a region encoding:
- a CDS encoding DUF2849 domain-containing protein → MKIITANRLEDGAVVYLGDDDRWTLMQSAAAKFFDADINPVLAAVQLRVKEITDAYLVDVDDNGGLAGRETLRESIRRKGPTVREDLGRTEV, encoded by the coding sequence ATGAAGATCATAACTGCAAATCGTCTTGAAGACGGCGCCGTTGTTTATCTCGGTGACGACGATCGGTGGACATTAATGCAATCCGCGGCGGCGAAATTTTTCGATGCAGACATCAATCCTGTTCTCGCCGCCGTGCAATTGCGCGTGAAAGAAATCACCGATGCTTATCTTGTTGACGTAGACGATAATGGAGGCTTGGCGGGGCGCGAGACCTTGCGCGAATCTATCCGCCGCAAAGGACCAACAGTACGCGAAGACCTTGGTCGGACGGAGGTCTGA
- the cysG gene encoding siroheme synthase CysG, translated as MEQFPAYISLRSRPVLIIGGGPGALAKARLVLAAGADLTVIAPEFASEVREELDARARLIKREPAVADIEASVIVFIADVDESDARRWADVARMGGVLLNVVDRPELCDFTTPSIIDRGQVTVSISTNGAAPVLGKKLRQNIEALLPSRLGELAEFAAKYRASVRARIPAQQRRAFWEKFFDSPIAAQILSGDEWGAHEQMLALINRSQTEQEVGVVHIVGAGPGDPELLTIKALRLLQQADVILYDRLVSDEILSLARRDAERFYVGKAKSNHAVPQEEIEARMIAFAREGKMVVRLKGGDPFVFGRGGEELQALQNASIPSHVCPGVTAATGCAASANMALTHRDFAQAVTFVTGHAKGEADPDLDWPALSALKNTLVVYMGVSKAALISAKLIEHGRAASTPVAVIENGTRSNQKVLKGTLCELDDLIKAGGVKGPALLVVGEVAALADGETLTMLSGQERLVA; from the coding sequence ATGGAACAGTTCCCAGCCTATATTAGTCTCCGCAGCCGCCCGGTTTTGATCATTGGCGGCGGCCCCGGCGCGCTAGCGAAAGCGCGGCTAGTCCTGGCGGCTGGCGCGGATCTGACGGTCATTGCCCCGGAATTCGCCAGCGAGGTGCGTGAAGAACTTGATGCTCGCGCACGGCTGATCAAACGCGAGCCGGCGGTGGCCGATATCGAAGCCTCCGTAATCGTGTTTATCGCCGATGTTGACGAATCAGACGCAAGGCGTTGGGCGGATGTCGCCCGAATGGGCGGCGTGCTTCTCAACGTGGTGGACCGCCCTGAACTTTGCGATTTCACCACACCGTCAATTATTGATCGCGGCCAAGTGACTGTTTCAATCTCTACGAACGGAGCCGCGCCCGTGCTCGGCAAGAAGCTGCGCCAGAATATCGAGGCTTTGCTGCCCTCTCGATTAGGCGAACTTGCGGAGTTTGCGGCAAAGTATCGTGCGTCCGTTAGGGCGCGAATACCTGCCCAACAGCGACGAGCGTTCTGGGAAAAGTTTTTCGATAGTCCTATTGCGGCCCAGATTCTTTCTGGGGATGAATGGGGCGCCCATGAACAAATGCTGGCGCTTATTAATCGTTCGCAGACCGAGCAAGAAGTCGGCGTTGTGCATATTGTCGGCGCCGGGCCAGGCGATCCAGAATTACTGACTATCAAGGCATTGCGTTTGTTACAGCAGGCTGACGTCATTCTTTACGATCGTCTTGTCAGTGACGAAATTCTATCGCTGGCGCGCCGTGATGCTGAGCGCTTCTATGTTGGCAAAGCGAAATCAAATCATGCCGTTCCACAAGAGGAAATTGAAGCGCGCATGATTGCGTTCGCGCGCGAAGGAAAAATGGTTGTCCGTCTTAAAGGCGGCGATCCGTTCGTATTCGGTCGCGGCGGCGAGGAGCTCCAAGCGCTCCAAAACGCCTCCATCCCTTCCCATGTCTGCCCTGGCGTTACCGCCGCGACCGGATGCGCCGCCAGCGCCAATATGGCTTTAACCCATCGCGACTTCGCTCAAGCTGTGACTTTTGTGACCGGCCATGCAAAGGGCGAAGCCGATCCCGACCTTGATTGGCCGGCGCTATCGGCGCTCAAAAATACGCTCGTCGTTTACATGGGTGTTTCGAAAGCGGCGTTGATATCAGCGAAGTTAATTGAGCATGGGCGGGCGGCTTCGACGCCTGTCGCCGTCATCGAAAACGGCACGCGAAGCAACCAAAAAGTTCTTAAAGGAACGCTTTGCGAACTTGATGATCTGATCAAGGCGGGCGGCGTTAAAGGACCCGCGCTTCTTGTCGTCGGTGAAGTTGCGGCGCTTGCCGACGGTGAAACCCTGACAATGCTTAGCGGACAGGAAAGGCTGGTCGCATGA
- the cysS gene encoding cysteine--tRNA ligase yields MPLTIYDTMAREKRVFEPADPKRVTMYVCGPTVYNYAHIGNARAAVAFDLLYRVLRYHYGDGHVVYARNITDIDDKIIKASQETGEPISAITKKFADIYREDMSALGVLAPTIEPEATGHVAEMVAMIEMLIHKGAAYEAEGHVLFAVDQYEKYGALSGVDRDEMIAGARVEVAPYKKSPADFVLWKPSNETEPGWDSPWGRGRPGWHTECSVMIEAKLGRTIDIHGGGQDLRFPHHENEIAQAACVHEGAPLARYWMHNGFLRMGSDKMSKSLGNVVLAHDLLKGWHGEILRWALLSAHYRQPLEWTEELLKQSKKQLDRFYRLLEEIEFTNETGAPPESIVLALGDDLNTPEAYAGLHELRDIASQMEDEARDNAITRLRNAGRLLGFFYEDPEVWAGRKIAGKASMTLEPFTSKGTGVTGPSPREIDALLIERADARKAKNFARADEIRDQLTEQGIVIEDGPDGATWRRS; encoded by the coding sequence TATGTCTGCGGTCCAACCGTCTATAATTACGCCCATATCGGCAATGCGCGCGCGGCGGTGGCGTTTGATCTGCTTTATCGCGTGCTGCGTTATCACTACGGCGATGGTCACGTGGTCTATGCTCGTAACATCACCGACATTGACGACAAAATCATCAAAGCCTCACAAGAAACCGGCGAGCCAATCAGTGCTATCACGAAGAAATTCGCCGACATCTATCGTGAGGATATGAGCGCCCTTGGCGTGCTTGCCCCGACTATTGAACCTGAAGCGACCGGCCATGTGGCGGAAATGGTCGCCATGATCGAAATGCTAATCCATAAAGGCGCTGCTTATGAAGCGGAAGGCCATGTGCTTTTCGCTGTCGATCAATATGAAAAATACGGCGCGCTCTCAGGTGTTGATCGCGACGAGATGATTGCCGGAGCTCGTGTTGAGGTTGCGCCCTACAAAAAAAGTCCGGCGGATTTTGTCTTGTGGAAACCCTCGAACGAAACAGAGCCTGGATGGGACAGTCCCTGGGGGCGCGGCCGGCCGGGCTGGCATACAGAGTGTTCGGTAATGATCGAAGCGAAACTCGGCCGCACAATCGATATCCACGGCGGCGGGCAAGATCTGCGCTTTCCTCATCACGAAAACGAAATCGCGCAAGCCGCGTGCGTCCATGAAGGTGCGCCGCTCGCGCGGTACTGGATGCATAACGGATTCCTACGTATGGGGAGCGACAAGATGTCGAAATCACTCGGCAATGTTGTGCTCGCCCATGACCTGTTGAAGGGGTGGCACGGTGAGATCTTGAGATGGGCGCTTCTTTCTGCGCATTACCGCCAGCCGCTTGAGTGGACAGAAGAGTTGCTGAAGCAGTCCAAAAAACAACTCGACCGTTTTTATCGGCTGCTTGAAGAAATCGAATTCACAAATGAAACCGGCGCGCCGCCGGAAAGTATCGTGCTGGCGCTTGGTGATGATTTGAATACGCCTGAGGCCTATGCGGGTCTGCATGAATTGCGGGACATCGCCAGTCAGATGGAAGATGAAGCGCGCGACAATGCGATAACTCGATTGCGCAATGCTGGACGGCTGCTTGGCTTCTTTTATGAAGACCCGGAGGTTTGGGCAGGTCGAAAAATTGCCGGAAAGGCCAGCATGACATTGGAGCCGTTTACATCGAAAGGAACTGGGGTAACCGGGCCTTCACCGAGGGAAATCGATGCACTGCTGATTGAACGCGCCGACGCACGCAAGGCGAAAAACTTCGCTCGAGCTGACGAGATTCGCGATCAGCTCACCGAGCAGGGTATTGTCATCGAAGACGGACCCGACGGCGCGACTTGGCGGAGGTCTTAG
- a CDS encoding glutathione S-transferase family protein produces MGKLRIYGDKRSGNCLKVKWTAEHLGVDYEWIDVDVLSGTTRTEEFLALNPSGQVPAVILSDGRVLTQSNAIIVYLAGLNNSALLPSDLYTRAKVDEWLFWEQYSHEPCIAVRRFQKSFLGKADEELDPQLLTKGRRALGQMELALQGANYLVGDVLTVADIALVAYTRVAHEGGFELSEFPAIRQWVARVERDLLIDQVEAA; encoded by the coding sequence ATGGGCAAGCTCAGGATTTACGGTGATAAGCGCAGCGGAAACTGCCTGAAAGTCAAATGGACGGCGGAACATCTCGGCGTAGATTATGAATGGATCGATGTGGACGTACTATCCGGCACGACTCGCACCGAGGAATTTCTGGCGCTTAATCCCTCAGGGCAGGTTCCAGCCGTCATTCTTTCAGATGGACGCGTGTTGACGCAATCGAATGCGATCATTGTGTACCTCGCAGGTCTGAACAACAGCGCGCTCTTGCCTTCTGACCTTTATACACGTGCGAAAGTAGATGAGTGGCTGTTCTGGGAACAATATTCTCATGAGCCATGCATCGCCGTGCGCCGATTTCAAAAGTCCTTCCTTGGGAAAGCCGATGAAGAACTCGACCCGCAATTGCTGACAAAGGGCCGCCGTGCGCTTGGTCAGATGGAACTGGCTTTGCAAGGCGCGAACTACCTTGTGGGTGATGTGCTGACGGTCGCTGATATTGCGCTAGTCGCGTATACGCGCGTCGCCCATGAGGGCGGTTTTGAACTCTCCGAATTTCCAGCGATTCGCCAGTGGGTGGCGCGGGTCGAACGCGATCTTCTCATTGATCAAGTGGAGGCCGCGTAA
- a CDS encoding nitrite/sulfite reductase, whose amino-acid sequence MYRYDEFDATLVAERVAQFRGQVGRRLSGELTEDQFKPLRLMNGLYLQLHAYMLRVAIPYGTFSSKQMRKLAYVARKYDRGYGHFTTRQNIQYNWPALVDVPDLLDDLAEAEMHAIQTSGNCIRNVTSDQYAGAAVDEVEDPRPYAEMIRQWSTFHPEFSFLPRKFKIAVTASEHDRAAVKVHDIGLRLYKNSSGKTGFEVIVGGGLGRTPYVGHTIREFLPKQHLLSYLEAILRVYNLQGRRDNLYKARIKILVNAEGAENFSQLVEDEWSQIKDSGVDLPPEEMKRINAYFSPPSFEALPDTSEALEAKKLENSDFARWVRTNTSAHKIPGYAIVNISLKPIGGVPGDITDVQMETVANIAEEFSFDEIRATHEQNLVLPHIKKDDLFKVWLQLMAAELATANIGLVSDIIACPGLDYCTLANTRSIPIAQRISERFADLDRQEEMGELKIKISGCINACGHHHVGHIGILGVDKKGEEFYQITLGGSGAEDASLGEIAGRGLSSDQVVDAVEKLVGVYREKRQEKERFLDTYRRLGAKPFKEALYEAA is encoded by the coding sequence ATGTATCGGTACGATGAATTTGACGCGACTCTGGTCGCCGAGCGTGTCGCGCAGTTTCGCGGCCAGGTAGGACGGCGCCTTTCCGGTGAATTGACTGAAGACCAGTTCAAGCCATTGCGGTTAATGAACGGTCTATATTTGCAGCTTCATGCTTACATGCTTCGCGTCGCGATCCCCTACGGAACATTTTCGTCAAAACAAATGCGCAAACTGGCCTATGTGGCGCGTAAATATGATCGTGGCTACGGCCATTTCACAACGCGTCAGAATATTCAGTATAACTGGCCTGCGCTGGTCGATGTGCCCGATTTGCTTGATGATCTCGCCGAAGCCGAGATGCATGCGATCCAGACGTCCGGCAATTGCATACGCAATGTAACCTCGGACCAATATGCTGGCGCCGCAGTGGATGAAGTCGAGGATCCGCGCCCATATGCAGAGATGATCCGTCAGTGGTCGACATTTCACCCGGAGTTTTCATTCCTCCCACGCAAGTTCAAGATTGCCGTGACAGCGTCAGAACATGATCGGGCGGCGGTGAAGGTCCATGACATCGGCTTGCGCCTTTATAAGAACAGCAGCGGAAAAACCGGATTTGAAGTGATTGTCGGCGGCGGTCTTGGGCGCACGCCTTATGTCGGCCATACGATCCGCGAATTCCTGCCGAAGCAACATCTGCTTTCTTATCTCGAAGCGATCCTGCGGGTTTATAACCTGCAGGGGCGCCGCGACAATCTTTACAAGGCGCGTATTAAAATTCTTGTCAACGCTGAAGGTGCGGAAAATTTTTCACAGCTCGTAGAAGACGAGTGGTCGCAAATAAAAGACTCGGGCGTTGATTTACCGCCTGAGGAAATGAAACGAATAAACGCTTATTTCTCACCACCCAGCTTTGAAGCATTGCCGGACACAAGCGAAGCGCTTGAAGCGAAAAAGCTTGAGAATTCTGATTTTGCGCGTTGGGTGCGAACCAATACGTCCGCCCATAAAATCCCCGGTTACGCCATCGTAAACATATCTTTGAAGCCAATCGGCGGTGTGCCTGGCGACATCACCGATGTGCAGATGGAAACTGTCGCCAACATTGCCGAAGAATTTTCTTTCGACGAAATCCGAGCGACTCACGAACAAAATCTTGTGCTGCCGCATATCAAAAAAGACGATCTTTTTAAGGTCTGGTTGCAGCTAATGGCGGCCGAACTAGCAACCGCAAATATCGGTCTTGTGAGTGATATCATCGCCTGCCCGGGGCTTGACTACTGCACCTTGGCGAACACGCGTTCGATTCCAATCGCGCAGCGAATTTCCGAACGCTTCGCCGATCTCGACAGACAGGAAGAAATGGGTGAGCTGAAGATTAAAATCTCAGGCTGCATCAACGCTTGCGGGCACCACCATGTCGGTCATATCGGCATTCTCGGCGTCGATAAGAAAGGCGAGGAGTTTTATCAAATTACGCTCGGTGGTTCCGGTGCTGAAGATGCATCGTTAGGCGAGATCGCGGGGCGAGGCCTTTCATCGGACCAAGTTGTCGATGCCGTCGAGAAGCTGGTCGGCGTTTATCGGGAGAAGCGTCAAGAAAAGGAACGATTTCTCGATACATATCGCCGTCTTGGCGCGAAACCATTCAAGGAGGCGCTTTATGAAGCTGCTTAA
- the gcvA gene encoding transcriptional regulator GcvA, translated as MKQIPPLNALRVFEAAARHLSFTKAADELHVTPGAVSQQIKALEDFLQTPVFRRHKRALLLTDEAQASLPILREGFDKLAEAGQILAKKADAGRLTVSVAPSFASKWLVPRLDKFQELHPDIDVWVSADMNVVDFAVDDVDIAIRYGGGKYDGLVTEHLMAEKIVPVCSPQLLTGETPLKTPEDLKHHTLLHDSSTEKDPGCPTWPMWLKAAGVCHKQGERGLKFNQSSLVIEAAVAGKGVALAKAALALADLEAARLVIPFDLTTPTEFSYYVVHPPSKSSSAAVKAFKQWVLEEAAESIGASEAQEAAA; from the coding sequence ATGAAGCAGATACCTCCTTTAAATGCGTTGCGAGTATTTGAAGCCGCCGCAAGGCACTTAAGTTTCACTAAAGCAGCAGATGAACTGCATGTGACCCCGGGAGCGGTCAGCCAACAAATCAAGGCGCTTGAGGACTTTTTACAAACTCCTGTCTTCCGCCGTCACAAGCGGGCGCTTCTCCTGACCGATGAAGCACAAGCGAGCCTGCCTATTCTTCGGGAGGGCTTCGATAAGCTGGCGGAGGCCGGACAAATTCTCGCCAAGAAGGCGGACGCCGGGCGGCTCACCGTTTCTGTGGCGCCGTCTTTTGCTTCCAAATGGCTGGTGCCGCGCCTCGACAAATTTCAGGAACTCCATCCTGATATCGATGTCTGGGTCTCTGCCGACATGAACGTCGTTGATTTCGCCGTAGACGACGTCGATATCGCCATCCGTTATGGCGGCGGCAAGTATGACGGGCTCGTCACCGAACACTTAATGGCGGAAAAAATCGTGCCAGTGTGCAGCCCCCAGCTTCTTACGGGCGAGACGCCGCTGAAGACGCCGGAAGACTTGAAACACCACACGCTTCTTCACGACTCTTCGACGGAAAAAGATCCCGGTTGCCCGACATGGCCCATGTGGCTGAAAGCTGCTGGCGTTTGCCACAAGCAAGGCGAAAGAGGTTTGAAGTTCAATCAATCGAGCCTTGTCATCGAGGCAGCAGTGGCGGGCAAGGGTGTTGCGCTCGCCAAAGCGGCGCTGGCGCTCGCAGATCTTGAGGCTGCGCGGCTTGTTATTCCGTTTGACCTTACGACGCCTACGGAATTTTCATACTACGTGGTCCATCCGCCGTCGAAGTCATCTTCCGCGGCTGTAAAAGCCTTTAAGCAGTGGGTTCTGGAAGAAGCTGCCGAAAGCATTGGCGCATCAGAGGCGCAGGAAGCCGCAGCATAA
- a CDS encoding iron-sulfur cluster assembly scaffold protein — protein MLSELYTNDLLDAAAAIPPARRLENPQASATKVSRVCGSEVTVDLSLENGAVSQIGMEARACALGQASASILARNIIGVTPDELYALRDQMRAMLKGDGKPPIGERWLDLAMLQPIRDYPQRHTSTLLVFEAVCDCLDQIAKAGG, from the coding sequence ATGCTGAGTGAGCTTTATACGAACGACCTGCTGGATGCGGCGGCGGCGATCCCGCCGGCGCGCCGGCTTGAAAACCCGCAGGCATCCGCGACGAAGGTTAGCCGCGTTTGTGGGTCGGAAGTGACGGTGGATTTATCGCTCGAAAACGGCGCTGTTTCGCAGATCGGTATGGAGGCCAGGGCTTGCGCACTTGGCCAAGCCTCGGCTTCCATACTTGCACGTAATATTATCGGTGTAACGCCGGATGAGCTTTATGCGCTGAGAGATCAAATGCGGGCGATGTTGAAAGGCGATGGCAAGCCGCCGATAGGTGAGCGCTGGCTTGACCTTGCCATGCTGCAGCCTATTCGCGACTACCCGCAACGGCATACGTCGACGCTGCTGGTTTTTGAAGCAGTCTGCGATTGTCTGGATCAAATTGCGAAAGCGGGCGGCTGA
- a CDS encoding TIGR00341 family protein: MRLIEAVFPAEKKDDVKRAVEESEPTHFRFTEDKEDDCLVLRAFFIEHGAQSLVDELQHICESDENWRILVLPVEATAPQPEQEEEKNEEAERKEKRALREEIYDDVAKGASLNSDFFVLTLASTLVAALGLHADNIAAVIGAMVIAPLLGPILAVSLGVALGDRKLLIRSGRNAIAGLFLGFVVAAAMGVLLGANTDSHELMNRTVAGLDSVVLALAAGVAAALSIVTGVSAALVGVMVAVALLPPAAAAGIFLGAGEIEYLARSLLLLTVNVVCVMLAAQCVYFYKGVRPRTWLEQKQAGRALKINLVILIVLLLILISIIIFAPVGTMPEVQNLLPVGEQS, encoded by the coding sequence ATGCGATTGATTGAAGCCGTATTTCCCGCTGAAAAGAAAGATGACGTAAAAAGAGCTGTCGAGGAAAGCGAGCCTACCCATTTCAGATTCACAGAGGATAAGGAAGACGACTGCCTAGTCTTGCGGGCTTTTTTTATTGAGCATGGGGCTCAGTCTTTAGTCGATGAATTGCAGCACATTTGTGAATCGGATGAAAATTGGAGAATTCTCGTCTTGCCTGTCGAGGCGACAGCCCCTCAGCCAGAACAAGAGGAAGAGAAAAACGAAGAAGCAGAACGAAAGGAAAAGCGCGCGTTACGAGAAGAGATTTATGACGACGTGGCAAAGGGGGCGTCTTTAAACTCAGATTTCTTCGTGTTGACGTTAGCGTCAACGCTTGTGGCGGCGTTAGGCCTGCACGCGGATAATATAGCCGCTGTTATTGGAGCAATGGTGATTGCGCCGCTGTTGGGTCCGATTCTTGCTGTTTCCTTGGGTGTCGCTCTGGGTGATCGCAAGCTGCTAATAAGGTCCGGCAGAAATGCTATAGCAGGATTGTTCTTGGGGTTCGTTGTTGCAGCAGCAATGGGTGTGTTGCTAGGGGCGAACACTGACAGTCATGAACTAATGAATAGAACGGTAGCAGGGCTCGATTCCGTAGTTTTAGCTCTGGCGGCTGGCGTTGCTGCGGCGCTGTCAATCGTGACAGGTGTTTCTGCTGCGCTTGTTGGTGTCATGGTGGCTGTGGCTTTGCTGCCCCCGGCCGCAGCGGCAGGAATTTTCCTGGGCGCAGGTGAGATTGAGTATCTGGCGCGCTCGTTGCTGTTGCTGACAGTGAATGTTGTTTGCGTCATGCTCGCTGCGCAATGCGTCTATTTTTATAAGGGTGTGCGCCCAAGAACATGGTTAGAACAAAAACAAGCAGGACGCGCGCTGAAGATTAATTTGGTCATATTAATCGTCTTACTCTTAATCCTAATCTCAATAATTATTTTTGCTCCTGTTGGAACGATGCCGGAAGTGCAAAATTTATTACCAGTAGGCGAGCAATCATAA
- a CDS encoding DUF934 domain-containing protein: protein MKLLKLNHDRLTPALEEPLEEVTLDEWRENPQGHADATALLISNDTSLADIKCDLHGFSVIILGFPSFKDGRAYSQARLLRERYGYTGEIRARGDILRDQLLFMVRCGINAFEVAGSDVASAEASLKDFSFAYQQAADGQEPVWRCRVAQAAAA from the coding sequence ATGAAGCTGCTTAAGCTTAACCATGATCGCTTAACCCCTGCACTAGAGGAACCGCTTGAGGAGGTCACTCTCGACGAGTGGCGTGAGAATCCGCAGGGTCATGCAGATGCAACAGCGCTGCTGATTAGTAACGACACATCGCTTGCTGACATAAAGTGTGACCTTCACGGGTTCAGCGTCATTATTCTCGGTTTTCCATCCTTCAAAGATGGACGTGCATACTCACAAGCCAGGCTTTTGCGTGAACGATACGGCTATACAGGTGAGATCAGGGCGCGCGGCGATATCTTGCGTGATCAGCTTTTGTTCATGGTCCGCTGTGGCATAAACGCGTTTGAAGTTGCTGGCTCAGATGTGGCCAGCGCAGAAGCCTCATTGAAAGACTTTTCTTTCGCTTATCAACAGGCGGCCGATGGCCAAGAACCCGTCTGGCGCTGCCGTGTTGCGCAGGCGGCAGCCGCGTAA
- a CDS encoding pirin family protein — protein MITIRKNVDRGHANHGWLDARHTFSFANYYHPDHMGFRSLRVMNEDRINPGAGFPTHPHDNMEIITYVLEGTLAHQDSTGGGGVITPGIVQYMSAGTGVTHSEFNASDTEPVHLYQIWITPNTRGAEPRYEERKIGDARQGGLALIASNDGRNGSFQIRQDADLYASLIKEDERITHNFNTGRAGWLQVARGAIELPEGSIMQAGDGAKIENENAISFKALADAEILLFDLA, from the coding sequence ATGATTACCATCAGAAAAAATGTTGACCGTGGCCACGCCAATCATGGTTGGCTGGATGCGCGCCACACATTCTCTTTCGCAAACTATTATCACCCCGACCATATGGGGTTTCGCAGCCTGCGGGTGATGAATGAAGACCGGATCAATCCGGGCGCGGGTTTTCCGACTCACCCTCATGATAATATGGAAATCATCACCTACGTACTTGAAGGTACGCTTGCACACCAGGACTCAACAGGAGGTGGCGGCGTGATTACGCCCGGTATAGTGCAGTATATGTCGGCCGGTACAGGCGTCACCCATTCTGAATTCAATGCATCGGACACAGAGCCAGTGCATCTTTATCAGATATGGATCACGCCCAACACGCGCGGCGCAGAACCGCGATATGAGGAACGCAAGATAGGCGATGCACGTCAGGGGGGGCTGGCGTTGATCGCTTCAAATGATGGTCGCAATGGCTCTTTCCAGATCAGGCAAGATGCCGACCTTTACGCCTCGCTGATCAAGGAGGATGAGCGCATCACGCATAACTTCAATACTGGCAGGGCCGGTTGGCTACAGGTTGCCCGTGGCGCCATTGAGTTGCCGGAGGGGTCAATCATGCAGGCTGGAGATGGCGCTAAGATTGAAAACGAGAACGCGATTTCATTCAAGGCGCTCGCAGACGCTGAAATCCTGCTCTTTGATTTGGCGTAA